The genomic region GCATAGCTAGTAATTACTCAGTGGTCGTCTTCGGTGCTAAGTACTTGGCAAGTTCAGGCCTTTGCTTAACCAATTCCTTAAATATGTTTAAAGCAATTTTATCAAGTAGTGACCTGCCCTGTGGCGTTACTACCCTACCCTCCTTCGTCTTTGCTATGAGACCGGCAGCCTCGAGTTGGTGCAGTATATTCCTAATTATTGCACCACCCGCCTTCCTAGTCCTCTCACTCCTAACGGCGCTACCGACCTTGGCCCTATAGCTGAATGCCATCCTCAGGCTACCGAGCCCAACTGGGCCGTTTAAGTAGACCTTCCTTAAAATGGCGGCGGCCCTTATGTACCACCAATCATCCTGCATTGGGGGCCTATCCTTATTTGGACCGGTCTTAACGAATAATGCCCAGTCTGGCGGCTTCACCTGAGGTACGTTCTCCCTCAAATACTTTGCTAATTCCTTAATCAGTAGGTCCGCGGGTACGTCCTTAACGCTTACCAAGGCCGATCAAGAATGCGGGGCAATTAGGGTTAATAAGCATTTACTTAGCGTGACCGCCTATCTTAGACGGAACCAACCTCTGGCTAATGTTTAGGTAAAAGATTTATTACGGAGATGCATTATTAGGCTTATGACGTTCTCCATAGTGGCGACCGACGGTGTGGATGTTGGCATTGCTGTCGCATCTAAATTCATAGCCGTAGGCGCCATAGTACCTCATGCACGGGCTGGTATAGGCGCTGTAGCAACGCAGTGCTACGCGAACCCGAGACTGGGCTCATTGATACTTAGGTTGCTTGAATCTGGTCTTAGTGCCAATGATGCATTAATTAAGGCGCTTAATGAGGATTCAGGTAGGGAGGAGAGACAACTTGGTGTAGTGTCTATACGGGGTGACGCAGCCGCTTATACGGGTTCAAAGTGCCCTGAGTATGCGGGTCACATTGTGGGCAGTGGCTACGCGGTTCAGGGCAATATACTCGTTGGTCCTGAGGTTCTCGAGAAAATGGCTAAAGCCTTTGAGGCGAAACGGGGCGAGTTAGTTGATAAATTGCTTGAGGCATTAACCGCCGGTGATGCGGCTGGCGGTGATAGGAGGGGTAGGCAATCCTCAGCAACAGGGTCTGGGTGATCATCAACCCTGAGGTCAACGTACGTATCAGTGAGACCGAGGTAACCACCGCCTGGCCTAAGCACTATAATCGCGACCTTGCGTAGATTGTTTAGCATTTGGGAGTTAACGCTGTTGAGTAGGGAGGATCCTAATGATGTGGTTTTAAAGGCTGACGTTGCATTAACGGTTCAGAGGATTCTCAGGGGTCTTGGTTTTTATCGAGGTGAATTACACGGTAATTGGGATGAGAAGACCGAGGAGGCCTTTAGGGCGTGGGCAGGTTATGAGAATTTTGAGAATAAGATTAGGAATGATGATAAGATATGGGGATCCATTTATCGCTACTTAATTAATGAGGCTAAGCGTAGGGGCTTGTTGGTTGATGATTAGAAGGATTAATAAATAGGTTGCTCTGTGGGTTTGTGCAATGGCCATTAAATTCTGCCCGAGATGTAAGAGTGTAATGGTTTTAACAAAGAAGGATGGGAAGGCCGTTTGGAGGTGCCCTAAGTGTGGTTATGAGGAGGAGGCTGGTACAGGTAATGCGAAACTTGTTGAGAGGACAATGGTTGCTAAGAGGGATGATAAACCAATAGTATTGACGAAGACTGGCGAAGAGGCTCTGCCCAAGGTTAGGAAGACCTGCCCAAAGTGTGGTTATGAGGAGGCATACTTCTGGGTTCAGCAGACTAGGGCCGCCGATGAACCGCCAACTAGGTTCTATAAGTGCGTTAGATGTGGGTATGTCTGGCGTGAGTATGAGTAAAAATGTAATTACTAAGTAATACTGTTTCTGCTGAGGATGTAGAGTTTATATTTAAGTGGCGGTTAGTTGATTTGATGTCGGAGGTTAAGATAACATACCCAGATGCGAAGGAGTTCTCGCAAATAATAGATGCAGTATCAGCATTAATCGAGGAAGCAAGCTTTACATTGGCAAGTGACGGCCTTAAGCTAAGGGCATTGGACCCATCGAGGACTGCGATGATTGATTTATTAATACCCAGGGAAGCCTTTGAGGAGTTCCCTGAAAGCCTTAATGAGGAGGTTAGGATTGGCGTTAACTTTGATGATTTCAAGAAGTTACTGAGGAGGATTAAGAAGGGCGATAAACTAGGCATGGAGGTTAGTGAGGGTAAGCTCAAGGTAAGGCTTATGGGTAAGGCTTCGAGGACTATGACCCTGCCATTAATTGATATCGGTGCTGAGGAATTACCGACGCCAAAGGTTGTGTATACGGTACTTGCTAAGGTATCTAGCGATGCACTAAATGAGGCGCTTAAGGATGCTGATGTAATAGCTGACGCTGTTAAATTCGATGCGAAGGATGATGGGTTGTATGTATCCGCGAGTAGTGATAAGGGTGATGTTGAGGTTAAGTTTGAGAAGGAGGGTGAGGTTATGTTTGAGTATGATCTTAAAGAGCCAGCAACGGCTAAGTATAGCCTTGATTACCTAGTCGACACAGTGTCGAAGGCCTACAGGATTAGTGATATAGTTACTATCGAGTTCGCCACGCAGAAGCCCATTGCACTTACGTTTGAGATACCAATGGGTGGTAAGTTAACGTATTACATAGCACCAATGATCGAGTGATTCACTATTGTAGTGAATAATATGGTTTTTACCTTGTAAAAATAATTTTAATGCGAAATTAATAGCATAGATGTTTGTATGCCGGGCTTCATTGATTTGGTGAAGGTATTATTTAGGAATTACTATAGAGGAGTTGATATATCAGAAATAAGTGATCTAGAGAGAAGGGAGTTTGGTTTTCAATTCTTCGATAAGGAGGGAATGATTAGGCACATGGCCTTTAAGAGCAGTGATGAACTGAAGCGTTACCTAGTGAGTAATGTCCCATCCCACGTATATTACTCATCAGCCCTTTATAATGATCCTGCCAATCCAGATATGGATGCGAAGGGTTGGCTCGGTGCCGACCTAATTTTTGATATTGATGGCGATCACCTACCGACGCAGAATTGTCAGGGTGTTGAATTAATGACGCTCGACTGCCTGAGTGACGCTACTGAAGAAGTTAATAAGCTCATTGATTTCTTAATCGAGGATTTCGGGTTTTCGGATTCATCTATTAAGATATTTTTCAGTGGCCACAGGGGTTATCACGTACATATTGAGTTACCCGATGTTAGGGGATTAACGGATGAGGAGAGGAGGGAGGTAATTGATTATCTGCTTCTGCGTGGTTTTGATATTGAGCGTTTAATTAGGGGTAACACCGTCCTCATAGATGTCAAGTTAAGGGGCATTGGTGGTAGGTTGGCATCACTAATTCATGAATTAGACCCTGACTTACTTAATAATCTCGGCGGTAGAAGGAGGTTGAGTAAGTACATAATTCGGAAACTTAATTCCCTAAATCCCGTGATTAGTGAACGCTTATCTACGCATGTCGATGAGGTGGTGACGATGGATGTTCATAGACTAATTAGGATGCCCAACTCACTTCATGGCAAGACTGGGCTGAGGGTTGTTAGGGTAAGCCCAAGCGATTTGGAGAGGGGGGTTGATTTCATCGTTGATAAGGCGATACAGTTTAGGAGGGGTTCATTAACATTGAGACTAACTAAGAAGTTACCTGTGAGGAGGATCCTTGGTGAGGATGTTAATGGCGATGAGGGGAGTATTATTAAGGTGCCTACTTACGTCGGTATTTACCTAGTAATGAGCGGTTGGGGTGAGCCAATTGATTAGTGACGTGCTTAGGAGGTTGATGGAGTTCACAAAGCTTGAGGTAAGTACTGAGGATATCCAGAAACCACCATTTGAATCGTATGCTCAATTGGTGCAGGAATTGAATAGTAAGTTATCAATGAGTGGTAATGTGCTTGATAAGGAATTGGTTGAGTCTACAATGAGCATGGTTAAGGAGACAATAGCAATACTCGTTAGGAAGAGGATTGAGAAAATAATGAGGTACTATCAAGCTAGTAAAGAAGTACCTCAGGACGCATTACTACCGGAAGAGAGGAGGTTCCTTATGCCATTATTGGAGCTTAGGATTGCCGAGACTCCGAGGAGCGAGGTTCAGGGATTGGCAATTGTGTCGTTTAAGAGGGGGTTCCCTGTGCTATACAGCGTTCGTTTAGTAACAATTGGGCCGTTTTCTCAATTCGACATTGCGGTGATACCGAGGAGTGACGCTGAGGAGCTTCTCCGTAGAGGGGTTATCGATATTATTCGTTAGAATCAACGGAGGTAAAAGTATAAAAGGGGGTTTTATCCTGTGGTTACTCCGTGAAGTTTCCCAAGGTTGTGAAGGTTTATTGTCCAAGGTGTAATGCATATACGGAGCACACAGTGACGATTTATAGCCATGGGAAGAGGAGGAACCTAGCCGAGGGGCAGAGGAGGTACTTAAGGAAGCTTAAGGGCTACGGCTCTAGCAGAAAGCCTAAGCAGAAGAGGTTTGCTAAGACTACGAAGAAGATTGTTGTTAAGCTTCAATGTAGACAGTGTGGCTATGTGTTGATGAGGACCGTTGGTAGGTTAAAGAAGCTTGAGTTAGCTGAGGCTAAGTGAGGTGGTGGTAATGCCCACTAATTGGCGCTCGGTCCTTGTTCCAAGGCCGAGGTCAAGATTTCTGAGGGTTAGGTGCAATAATTGTGGTAATGAGCAGGTGGTCTTTGATAGGCCTGCCATGGTTGTTAGGTGTTTGGTCTGCGGTAACGTGCTCATAGAGCCTACCGGCAGTAAGGGTAGGATTGTCGGGGCAACCGTTGTTGCCGTATACGAGTAAAACAATGAAAAAATATAAATTATATTCCATCCTCTCATAGTCGATGAGTAAGAAGGAGGAGAAGGTAGACGATATTAGAAAGAATGTGTTACCGGTGAGGATAGCTAGGAAGGAATTACCTGACATTGGTGAGTTAGTTATTGGTACCGTATATAGGATATTGGAGCATGGTGCATATGTTCTCCTTGACGAATATGGGGGTATTGAGGCTTACGCGCCAATTAATGAGATTGTTCAGTCCTGGTTCCACGACATTAAGGATTACCTAAGGCTGGGTCAAAAGACAGTGTTTAGGGTCATTAGGGTTGATGCGCGTAGGAGGCTCATTGATGTATCACTTAGGAAGGTTAAGGAGGAGGAGAAGAAGGAGAAGTTAACGAAGTGGAAGAGGACACTTAGGGGTGTGAGGCTCCTTGAGCTTGTTGCCAAGAAATTGAATATACCACTTGACAAAGCATTACAGGACTTTGGGTGGAAGCTCGAGGATTACTACGGAGACTTCCTATCGATATTCGAGAACGTGGCTAAATACGGACCTGATGACCTCAGGAAATTGGGTCTTAGTGATAACGTTATTAATGCCATTGCAGAGATAGCCAGGGAAAGGGTTGAGGTGGAGCCCGTGGAGATTTCCGGCATAATTAGGATGATCAGTATTAAACCTGACGGAGTTAAGCATGTCAGGGATGTACTGCTTAAGGCCATGGAGTTGGCTAGGAAGGAGGGCGCTGAGGATGTTCGAATATACACAATAGGCCCTCCCAGGTATAGAATAGACCTCGTGGGTAAGGATCCAAAGAAGTTAGAGCAGGTTCTTAAGGACGTGGTTAACCTGGTTACTACGGAGATTAGAAAGAGGGGTGGTGAGGCAAGCTTCACGAGGATAGGCGAGTAACTAGGTGGCAGCCATGGACTCAATACTGAGGAGATGCAAAAATTGCGGTAGGTACACCCTGAGGAAGGATAAATGCCCATACTGCGGCGGTGAGCTTGAGGTACCACATCCACCCAAATACTCGCCTGATGATAAATATGGTAGGTATAGACTAATTATGAAGGTCATGAGTGGTAAGATTAAGCTTAGCCCAGACGTAATTAACGCCATTATTTCAGGGTCTAGTCAATCCAAGACCCAGTGAAATAATGAATGATCTATTATCGAGTCAATGTTTGATTACGCGCTAAGGCCTCTAAAACACTGTAATTGATCTTGTAAATTATTACCCAACCATATGGTCTAGATACATAGACCAGCTGAGCCCAGGGCGGTGGTTGTAACAAGTAGTACCAGGGCGTTACTGGCCCGTTATAATCAGGTAAGCCTATGTATGTTAATTTAAATGATGTGGCATTCACACTAGGCATTATTGTTGGTACACCCTCAAATACCCAATAAGTTGGTATGCCGTTTACGGTACACGTAGACCACACTATGTACGATGCATCAGTAACCTCGGAATTGAACATTAAGTCGTAAAGCGTGACATTATAAGCCGCGTAAAATGTGTTATTGGCGAATGGTACGTAGATTGTCGAGGAGCCAACCTGGGCGGGGGATATGAAGGTATTAAGTATGTAGTTGTTAGTGTAGCCCGCTATTCTAGCCATCCAATAACTCTTTGCGAAGTCACCACCCGCTGGATACTCAGGTATGAGCACGCATACGGTTCCTAAACCGTAGCTCGTTAAATTAACTGGGAATACGGTGTATGGTTCAAAAATCAATATGTACTGTGGGTCGTGCAATTCATTCAATTTTTCCAACACACCAGTGTAATTATATGGACTTGACATGAAGAAGCTACCTATCAGCGCTATTTGCGTGCTATTCACCGTGGAGTTATCAGCTAGGCTCGTCCTATTTCCAATAATCGCTATCCAATAGCCATAGTCCCACCATGAAAGCACAGTCGCATTTGGTGGAGTATTGTAGGATAGCCACTGAAGTGCATCTAGCCAGTCGGGCGTTGGTATTGGTGGCGTCACGGTACTAACTATTTGCTGGGGCATTATGGACATTAATAGAGCGGGCTGTATGTTGACCACTAGGGCAATGGCTAGTACGACACCGAGTAAAGCCGCTATGGATAAACCAACTAGGATACGCCTATTCAATGCAAGTTCCGTGAGTTTTACAAAACCATACGCAGTAGCTGGCACCCAGAATAGTCCAAGTAGCATGAATAGCCAAACCTCCGATGAAGCGAAGTAGGCGGCAGCCAATGAACCAAGACTAACTAGTATTGCTGGGAGTGATAGTGACATTATGGAGAGTAGTATCGTGTATATCACGAATGGTACTGTTATTGAGATATTATACACACCCTGTTGAAGTGTTGATGGGGAGTGCTCAGCAACGCTCTGCACGATGGCGCTCCTAGCTAATGGTAATAATGCACCAAGGAACTTACCACCCACTGAGGTGAAGCTCAACCCAATCACCGCAGCCACGAGTACCACTATGGCCATGAGGAAGTACCTGACCACTGGCACCATGATCCTTGGATACCTTGGGTATAGCTTTATTAATGCGTAGGCTATTATCGAGAACAGTAAGGCTGCATTGGCCACACCACCCATTCCAGATACTAACGTATGAAAGCCATACCTAGGCGTTATGGCTACGAAGGCTGAGAACCCAAGGTCAGTAAGTACGTAGGTTATTACAAGTTTATCGATTGTGAATGGTAGACTTTGTCTCCTGGCGATCTTAATAAGTAGGTAAAGTAATATCACTATTGTGAATAGCCCGTAGAAGTTCCATAGGAATACGTAGGAACCCCACACCCAGGTTGTTATACCGTTAAATATTGCCGAAAGTACGGCAAATAATATCCAGTAATTATCCTTCCTTGTCAGGGACTCGATATAGAAGGCAATGCCTAGGGTTGCTATGAATTGAAATAGTGGTTCTGCCGCAAACCAACCAGCCGTACCCCTTTGCAGGAACATTGTGGTGAATACGGACCATAAGGCCGCCAGTAGGCCTACGTACTTACCGCCAAGTCGATAGCCGAGATAAAACATCGCCGGCACAACGGCGGCATTTGCTATTGCGGGGAGCAGGATAACTGATTGAAGCAGGTCAAAGCCGAAGTGTGATAATATCTTATACGCAAGTACGCCAAGCCAGGAAACACCCGGTGATAATATTATGGTCCAGTTGGCACCCCATGGGTACCAGAAGTGCATGAATAATGTGCCGTAACCCTTATGAAGCCACCAGAGTAGTCCCTTGATGGTTCCGTACTTAAGCATTTGCTCGGTCATGAAGAGCCTTATGTAGGGATCGAATTCATTTATGTACCAGCCATAGAGTAGCACGGGGTATAATCTTAGGTAGTAGGCGAGTAATGTGAAGGAGACTGTGGCCGAGAGCATGGCGATCCACTGCGTAATCTTGATATCAAGCGGCACGGCGGGCACTACCTGGGTTATGGTCTCCACCTTAGCCTTACCAGCGGTCTTCGCCTTGCTCATTACGGCTTGATTAAATAATCAATTTAAAAGTATTTTTCACAGGCAGGGTACGAAAAAATAAATTAGTACATGCACAATGCGCCTATCGTGGAGTGCGTCGAATTAAGCAATGAAGTTTCCCAAGCAGTGATATGTAGTAAGGGCGCGTACTTACTTAGATGGGCAGTGCTGGGTAAAGATGTTGTGCTGCCTGGTAATACCGATAAACCAACATGGAGCGGTATGGCCATGCTGATACCATTTGCTAACCGTGTTAAGGGTGGAGAATATGAATTTGAGGGTGTAAGGTATTCCCTGCCCAGGAATGAGGAGGGTCATGCCATTCATGGGCTTGTATTAAATGAGGAATGGAATATAGAATCCATTAGTAGGGGTAGTGCGTCGTTTAAGCACGTTCTTCGTAATCCGGGCTATCCAACGGAATTAACGCTAACGGTTAAGTACGCATTAACCGGCAAGGAACTCAATGTTGACATAATCACTAGAAATACGGGACTTAAGAATGCACCGCTAGTTGTTGGTGCTCATCCATACTTCATTGTTAGCAATGACTGGAGATTAAATGCCCAGGGAGATGTACGAATGTGCGAGGCAGTCAACAAAATACCAACTGGCAGGTTAATACCGTTTAACCTAAGTAATACAACAAAGAGGGAATTTGACGACTGCTTCTTAATAAACGGCGATATAATACTTGAATCACAATACTCAACGATAAGGATCATAAGGTATGGCATGCCCTACGTTCAAATATTCACGGGAGTGCCCAATGCCATAGCGATAGAACCAATGAGTGGAGCACCAGACGCTTACCACAACGGTATGGGACTAATTATAATAAGGCCCAACGAGGAGAGGAGGTTTAGGTTTACAGTAAAGGTCCTGAGGGTTTAAACGAGAAAAACTAAAAAATTAATAATCTAAATCATTATCGGCCCCGTAGCTCAGCATGGATAGAGCGGCGGCCTTCTAAGCCGTAGGTCGTGGGTTCAAATCCCACCGGGGCCGCTACTTTTACATTCAATCTCTAAACATCGGTTACAATCTCACTGTGGCTACAGTTACAAAAGGGCTTATATAATGATTTACAGATGTAATAATAGTGGTTGATTGCTGCCTATACGACCTCGCTGGGACTAATAATGAGGTTAGGGTTAGGATAATCAATCACCTAACCCAGGAGAGACATATCAAAGCTAAGGACCTTAGATCACACCAAACTACATAAGTATGATTCGTTCCAGCAAATGGTGGCTGATTACCAACGCTTTGCAGAATAATAGCATTCTTAAGTCACGAGGAGATCACAGGGCTCCTTGACCCAAGGCCTAGGGAAGGGACAAACATCGCCGACATAATTAAGGTCGTGGCAAGGGAAGTGGTTAATAAGGACCTCAGGGACGTACTCTTTAATTACTTAGGGCCTAGGCGATTACCTGAGTATGTGCATATTTTCGAAGTGCTCCCTAAGGTCATTGAGGTGGGCATTTATGGCGTTGAGGTTATCTGCCATGAAGTAATCCTCATTCTTCCTGACAATGGGCCCATGAATTCATTAAACAATGCATCGGGGGTTTCGAGATTACACACAAGTAAATACCCATTGGTTAAACAATTTTAGCAATTACTGGCACTTTTATGTATTAAGTTTCAGTACCTGTGAATGTACTTAATTAATCAGCTTTATTGTTCAGTAGCCTCTCAAGGGTTAGGCACCGCATTAAACATAACTAATTAACACGCCTAGTTAGTCACTAACGGGCAGTCATAGGGTTCATCAAAATTAGTACTAAGGCTTCAGTACTACGCCCAGTGATTATTAGAATGTTCTTAAATCATTTATATGAGGCAATAATCTAAATGCAGAAAAGAATAATAGCAATAAAGCTTTAAAAAGCCTATGTTTAATATGGGTGGTGATATAAGTGGCTAATGGGCGGGTTAATGCCTGTATTATTACTAATATTGCTAGCGAAATACTTAAGTATTTTAAGTTTAGCATTAGTAAAATATTCAAATACTTTGAATGGTTAATTATTACATCGAACAATACAATTCATACTGTGGCTGAACAAGAACATGGCAAAGTGGGTGTCGATAATGATGGGAAGGATGATAATACTGCATTAATTGAGGAGCTACGTAGGAGGAACCCGCTCCTTGTTGAGGTTCTTGTTAAGTACCCGAATTACTTCCTTGAGTGGGATGAGGAGGCCCTTGGCCTGTTCATCTGGCGTGTCTGGGAGTCGCTTATAGGGGTTAATGACGTGGATAGGAAAAGGCTTGAGGAGAACATTGATGCGGTAATCAACATGAAGGATGCACCAAGGAAGCTTAAGAACGCCGCCAAAATCGCGAAGAAACTAATCGAGAGGGAAAAGAAGATACTAAATATTACCTAGGTATTACCTAAACATTCCTTTAAATATAACTTAATCATTATTCAAACGACAATGAACCAAGCAGGGTGTCCGCAGGGTGCTTTACGCGAGAAGTTAAGTGATGCTGTGAATTGTGTTAGGGTTGTTAGGGTTCAGAGACGTCGTAAGTATCAGAGCCACTTAATGTTTGTTGATGATCTAGAGCTTACGCTGGTGAATACATGCAATTTAGAGGTAAGCACGGTCTGCGTAGATAGGAAGTACGTACTCGAGTACTCAGGCAATTTCGCCATGGAGATCAAGGCATTCAGCCCAGGCGGTGAGAAGCTAAGCATACTTAGGAGGGATGAGAAGTGCTTATTGGATAAGGAACCTGGCCTGGACTACCTATGCGTAAGGCTTAACGAGCCTATCAAGCCAGGCAGCTACTACGTATTAACGCTAACACATACTGCGCAAACATCGATTATGACCACAATTGAGAGTGGGTGGAGGAGGTTCGTGAATTTCCTAACGCCCTACTTCGACGTATACGTATTTAGCATTATTTACCCAATAAACCAACCATCTACGCCATGGACCCAAAGCCAATACCACCACTACGAAGTAGAGCCCGAATACCTTGAAATACACCGGGAGACAACCAATACTGTGCAAAAAGTGCTAGGTGCCATCTCCGGTGGTAAGGTGAGCTTCGTAGTGAGTGATAACAAGAACTTGGCATTCGGCTTTACAATGCCTGAATCCCTACATGTCTCCCAACCAACGAATTATAGTGCTGGGGAATTATTATTAAACATGTTGACGAGAATATTATTTACAGTATTCGGCGTGCCAATACCCATAAGGCTAACACTTAATAGGCTGTACAAGGCATTTTCTTGGTTATTTCAATGCCTCAGTGTGGGTACCGTGGTATTATCATTCGCAATAGTTGCCCTACTCTTGATACGCATTAATTACTTACTCAGTGACTTATTCACCCTATTAACAACCTTGGTCCTACTCCTACTGGGAAACTACATAGTCATACCTAAGCAAGCACCCATAAAGTATCAGCGATTGCATATACTCACGTATGTTGTGACTATTTCGATAATATTGTTAATAATCATTGTAATTATCGCGGTATGGTGACCGTCCCACGGTCTCCGTAGGCCCTAGGGATTTCACAGGAAGAAGAGCCACTACGTTAATAGCATTCCCAAGTTAACCCCTCAGGGCGTTAAGAAGGCTATTCGCTTAACGAGGCTTTGTATGGCCTTTAAAGCCGCCATTGTTGGTGTGGGTTATGGCAATACTATGCCCATCCACTATCACTTAATAGGCACCTCCCTCCTCCATTATTAATGATACATCCCTGACCCCACCTTATTTTGTCTCTTCCCTACCTTTAGCACGTTGCTTCTTGGGTAAATGCAATTCCTTAATTACGCATTTTCACCTAAGTTAAATTGATTGAACTCTCATCAAAGCCTTTAAGAGGCGGAGCAAGGAGAGATTTCGTAAACACTATTAGGCATGGACTTTTAGGAAAAGCCAAAATGGAATCTGCCACCCACTTACCCACGGGCGACCACGCACCTTAACGACAGTTCTAGGCACCCCTTAATTTCGCCATGGCCCACGCAAACTATTCCTTACCTCGTTGGGTTAACTTGGCGTTATGACCAGCATTAATTACGTATACACCCATCCTCACACAATCAACCTCAATTAACGATTTACCCTCG from Vulcanisaeta distributa DSM 14429 harbors:
- a CDS encoding transcription factor S — translated: MVLTKKDGKAVWRCPKCGYEEEAGTGNAKLVERTMVAKRDDKPIVLTKTGEEALPKVRKTCPKCGYEEAYFWVQQTRAADEPPTRFYKCVRCGYVWREYE
- a CDS encoding translation initiation factor IF-2 subunit alpha, encoding MSKKEEKVDDIRKNVLPVRIARKELPDIGELVIGTVYRILEHGAYVLLDEYGGIEAYAPINEIVQSWFHDIKDYLRLGQKTVFRVIRVDARRRLIDVSLRKVKEEEKKEKLTKWKRTLRGVRLLELVAKKLNIPLDKALQDFGWKLEDYYGDFLSIFENVAKYGPDDLRKLGLSDNVINAIAEIARERVEVEPVEISGIIRMISIKPDGVKHVRDVLLKAMELARKEGAEDVRIYTIGPPRYRIDLVGKDPKKLEQVLKDVVNLVTTEIRKRGGEASFTRIGE
- a CDS encoding putative peptidoglycan binding domain-containing protein, coding for MRRLFSIWELTLLSREDPNDVVLKADVALTVQRILRGLGFYRGELHGNWDEKTEEAFRAWAGYENFENKIRNDDKIWGSIYRYLINEAKRRGLLVDD
- the priS gene encoding DNA primase catalytic subunit PriS — translated: MPGFIDLVKVLFRNYYRGVDISEISDLERREFGFQFFDKEGMIRHMAFKSSDELKRYLVSNVPSHVYYSSALYNDPANPDMDAKGWLGADLIFDIDGDHLPTQNCQGVELMTLDCLSDATEEVNKLIDFLIEDFGFSDSSIKIFFSGHRGYHVHIELPDVRGLTDEERREVIDYLLLRGFDIERLIRGNTVLIDVKLRGIGGRLASLIHELDPDLLNNLGGRRRLSKYIIRKLNSLNPVISERLSTHVDEVVTMDVHRLIRMPNSLHGKTGLRVVRVSPSDLERGVDFIVDKAIQFRRGSLTLRLTKKLPVRRILGEDVNGDEGSIIKVPTYVGIYLVMSGWGEPID
- a CDS encoding STT3 domain-containing protein, producing MSKAKTAGKAKVETITQVVPAVPLDIKITQWIAMLSATVSFTLLAYYLRLYPVLLYGWYINEFDPYIRLFMTEQMLKYGTIKGLLWWLHKGYGTLFMHFWYPWGANWTIILSPGVSWLGVLAYKILSHFGFDLLQSVILLPAIANAAVVPAMFYLGYRLGGKYVGLLAALWSVFTTMFLQRGTAGWFAAEPLFQFIATLGIAFYIESLTRKDNYWILFAVLSAIFNGITTWVWGSYVFLWNFYGLFTIVILLYLLIKIARRQSLPFTIDKLVITYVLTDLGFSAFVAITPRYGFHTLVSGMGGVANAALLFSIIAYALIKLYPRYPRIMVPVVRYFLMAIVVLVAAVIGLSFTSVGGKFLGALLPLARSAIVQSVAEHSPSTLQQGVYNISITVPFVIYTILLSIMSLSLPAILVSLGSLAAAYFASSEVWLFMLLGLFWVPATAYGFVKLTELALNRRILVGLSIAALLGVVLAIALVVNIQPALLMSIMPQQIVSTVTPPIPTPDWLDALQWLSYNTPPNATVLSWWDYGYWIAIIGNRTSLADNSTVNSTQIALIGSFFMSSPYNYTGVLEKLNELHDPQYILIFEPYTVFPVNLTSYGLGTVCVLIPEYPAGGDFAKSYWMARIAGYTNNYILNTFISPAQVGSSTIYVPFANNTFYAAYNVTLYDLMFNSEVTDASYIVWSTCTVNGIPTYWVFEGVPTIMPSVNATSFKLTYIGLPDYNGPVTPWYYLLQPPPWAQLVYVSRPYGWVIIYKINYSVLEALARNQTLTR
- a CDS encoding 50S ribosomal protein L44e encodes the protein MKFPKVVKVYCPRCNAYTEHTVTIYSHGKRRNLAEGQRRYLRKLKGYGSSRKPKQKRFAKTTKKIVVKLQCRQCGYVLMRTVGRLKKLELAEAK
- a CDS encoding aldose 1-epimerase; translation: MHNAPIVECVELSNEVSQAVICSKGAYLLRWAVLGKDVVLPGNTDKPTWSGMAMLIPFANRVKGGEYEFEGVRYSLPRNEEGHAIHGLVLNEEWNIESISRGSASFKHVLRNPGYPTELTLTVKYALTGKELNVDIITRNTGLKNAPLVVGAHPYFIVSNDWRLNAQGDVRMCEAVNKIPTGRLIPFNLSNTTKREFDDCFLINGDIILESQYSTIRIIRYGMPYVQIFTGVPNAIAIEPMSGAPDAYHNGMGLIIIRPNEERRFRFTVKVLRV
- a CDS encoding 30S ribosomal protein S19e, whose product is MVSVKDVPADLLIKELAKYLRENVPQVKPPDWALFVKTGPNKDRPPMQDDWWYIRAAAILRKVYLNGPVGLGSLRMAFSYRAKVGSAVRSERTRKAGGAIIRNILHQLEAAGLIAKTKEGRVVTPQGRSLLDKIALNIFKELVKQRPELAKYLAPKTTTE
- a CDS encoding 30S ribosomal protein S27e, yielding MPTNWRSVLVPRPRSRFLRVRCNNCGNEQVVFDRPAMVVRCLVCGNVLIEPTGSKGRIVGATVVAVYE
- a CDS encoding DUF1028 domain-containing protein — its product is MTFSIVATDGVDVGIAVASKFIAVGAIVPHARAGIGAVATQCYANPRLGSLILRLLESGLSANDALIKALNEDSGREERQLGVVSIRGDAAAYTGSKCPEYAGHIVGSGYAVQGNILVGPEVLEKMAKAFEAKRGELVDKLLEALTAGDAAGGDRRGRQSSATGSG
- a CDS encoding RNA-protein complex protein Nop10; its protein translation is MDSILRRCKNCGRYTLRKDKCPYCGGELEVPHPPKYSPDDKYGRYRLIMKVMSGKIKLSPDVINAIISGSSQSKTQ
- the pcn gene encoding proliferating cell nuclear antigen (pcna), whose protein sequence is MSEVKITYPDAKEFSQIIDAVSALIEEASFTLASDGLKLRALDPSRTAMIDLLIPREAFEEFPESLNEEVRIGVNFDDFKKLLRRIKKGDKLGMEVSEGKLKVRLMGKASRTMTLPLIDIGAEELPTPKVVYTVLAKVSSDALNEALKDADVIADAVKFDAKDDGLYVSASSDKGDVEVKFEKEGEVMFEYDLKEPATAKYSLDYLVDTVSKAYRISDIVTIEFATQKPIALTFEIPMGGKLTYYIAPMIE